ATTTTAGATTCCAGTTTTTCAAAATATGGCCCATAAACCAAAATACCGCAATTAACCTCTTCCAGTTTTCTGATCAACTGCTGGATATAAGGCATGGAAGCTTGATCGGGCAACATTCCAAAAAGGGCAACTTTCATTTCGTGCTATGTCAATTTAATTATTTACAAGGATACGAAATTAATGGTTTAAGCTTCTCAAATTTTAACAAATATTAATAATTATAGGAGATACAGAAGCAATGAACTACCTCGCAGCAAGCTGTAGGGGTATCAATTTGGAATTTTTTTATTGACGATGCAAGCATCGGAGTATTAATCTCATTTATCCCGATACGCTGAGCTATCGGGATTAGTTCATCTTACAGATTTCAATTCACTACGTTTTTGAAATCTGAGTTTCACGAATAAAACTGATGCAATGCTAAATTTTATCCAAATCAAAAATCCAATGCTTGAATGGTGTTAAATTATAAAAAAATTCTTAAAGTTGATTATCCCAGTGGCAAGCCAAGGATTACTTGCCTGCGGCGGGCAGGTTTTGCCAACTTTATTTCTGCAAGCTGAAAATCGAATTTTTTTATTAACCCCTCTGCCTTCGGCATCCCTGCCTGCGGCAAGGCAGGTCCCCTATAAATAGGGGAGAAAATTTGGAAACCCCGAAGCAGAGCTTCGGGGAATTATTTTTATTAAATATTTAGATAGTTCATGAAGGAATCATAACGCTCCTTTAGGTCATCAAAGTCATCGCTTTCGGTAAAAGAAGCTTTCACAATATAATTGTAGCGGTTAAAAGTTTGTAATAACCCGCTGATCTCAATTTTATTAATCTTAATTGTAATTTCAAGTTTTGTCGAGTCGGGGCTTGACACTATACAAAGGCTCAGTACCTTCGCATCATTTGCTTCAACAATCCGTGCTATTTCACTCAACATGTAGTCATTTTGACTGACCTCTAAAACAATAACTCCTCCCGGATTCTCAAATGCTGCAATTTTTGAAAAATTTTCTATTAATTGGCGCATGGTTATGCAGCCCAGATATTTATTTTTCGAATCAAGAACAGGAACAAGCGTTAATTTTAGATCAACAAATTGCCTAATCACATCAAAAATATGCTGATTTTCTGTTAGATGTGCCGTTAATATTGAGAGTTGATAAGCACCTAGTGCTTCATCAAAATCATTCATCGCATAAATATCCTCATCTGAAATCAATCCTAAAAATTCC
The Bacteroidota bacterium DNA segment above includes these coding regions:
- a CDS encoding CBS domain-containing protein; its protein translation is MLAKHLITDSVIPLKTSDTGADALSRMDDYKLSHLPIVNNEEFLGLISDEDIYAMNDFDEALGAYQLSILTAHLTENQHIFDVIRQFVDLKLTLVPVLDSKNKYLGCITMRQLIENFSKIAAFENPGGVIVLEVSQNDYMLSEIARIVEANDAKVLSLCIVSSPDSTKLEITIKINKIEISGLLQTFNRYNYIVKASFTESDDFDDLKERYDSFMNYLNI